One genomic window of Muntiacus reevesi chromosome 4, mMunRee1.1, whole genome shotgun sequence includes the following:
- the RAB7A gene encoding ras-related protein Rab-7a — translation MTSRKKVLLKVIILGDSGVGKTSLMNQYVNKKFSNQYKATIGADFLTKEVMVDDRLVTMQIWDTAGQERFQSLGVAFYRGADCCVLVFDVTAPNTFKTLDSWRDEFLIQASPRDPENFPFVVLGNKIDLENRQVATKRAQAWCYSKNNIPYFETSAKEAINVEQAFQTIARNALKQETEVELYNEFPEPIKLDKNDRTKPAGESCSC, via the exons ATGACCTCGAGGAAGAAAGTGCTGTTGAAGGTGATCATCCTGGGAGACTCTGG AGTCGGGAAGACCTCACTCATGAACCAGTATGTGAACAAGAAGTTCAGTAACCAGTACAAAGCCACAATAGGGGCAGACTTCCTGACGAAGGAGGTGATGGTGGACGACAGGCTGGTGACCATGCAG ATCTGGGACACGGCTGGACAGGAGCGGTTCCAGTCCCTGGGCGTGGCCTTCTACAGAGGCGCCGACTGCTGTGTTCTGGTGTTCGACGTGACCGCCCCCAACACGTTCAAGACCCTTGACAGCTGGAGAGACGAGTTTCTCATCCAGGCCAGTCCCCGGGACCCCGAGAACTTCCCCTTTGTCGTGTTGGGAAACAAGATTGATCTCGAAAACAGACAG GTGGCCACCAAGAGGGCACAGGCCTGGTGCTACAGCAAAAACAACATTCCCTACTTCGAGACCAGCGCCAAGGAGGCCATCAACGTGGAGCAGGCCTTCCAGACGATCGCCCGGAATGCACTCAAGCAG GAAACCGAGGTGGAGCTGTACAACGAGTTCCCCGAGCCCATCAAACTGGACAAGAACGACCGCACCAAGCCCGCGGGCgagagctgcagctgctga